Below is a window of Roseivirga misakiensis DNA.
TGTGGTGACTTGCTCTTGGGGAATAGACTGAAAATAAAGTAGGGCAGCAACTATGATCACAGTCAGCGTACCGATATAGCCTAAAATGATCTTGTTGAAAAGGTTGATTTTTTGAAAGATTGACACTGTAATTAGTCCAGCGATGGTCGAGAAATAAGTGGCAAGCAAAATGGGGATAAAGATATCCGCAGGGTTGGCGGCTCCTTCGGTAGCCCTATAAGCCATAATGGACACTGGAATAAGCGTGAGACCCGAAGTATTGAGCACCAAAAACATGATTTGGGCATTGGAGGCTGTTTCTTTTACCGGATTTAGCTCTTGCAGCCCTTCCATTGTTTTTAGACCCAGTGGCGTTGCCGCATTGTCTAAGCCCAAGAAATTCATAGAGAAATTCATCAGCATCGGTCCAAAAACTGGGTGATCTTTTGGCACTTCTGGGAATATTTTTGTGAATAGCGGACTAATAAATCGTGCCATTACAGCCACTACACCGCCTCGTTCGCCAATTCTCATAATGCCCATCCATAGCGTTAGTGCACCCGTCAGGCCAATCGAAATCTCGAAACCCGTTTTAGCCATATCGAAAGTGCTCTGAAGCATTTGTGGAAACACCTCAGTATCGCCGAAAAAGATCAGTCTAATCAAAGCAACCACAAAAGCGATAATGAAGAAGCCGATCCAGATATAGTTAAGGGCCATAAGACAATCTTAAGCAAATAAATTTAAAATATGGGCAGTGGCTATACCTGCTGTCTCGGTTCTCAATCGACTTTGTCCTAATGAGACTTTCTGAAAACCGTTTTTTAAAGCAAAATCGACTTCCTCCGAATTAAAGTCTCCTTCTGGTCCAACTAGAACTAAATCAGTTCCAGTAACGAGGTCCTTTAAGGCCGTCGGATTCTCAAAATCAACAAAAGCAATGAATTTGGCACCATCATGTGGTTTAGTGACAAACTTTTGAAACGGTTCGATTTCATCAATAACCGGGAGTGTTGCTTTGATTGATTGTTTCATCGCACTGATCGCCTTTTTCATTAACCGATCGGTTTTGAGCACCTTACGCTCAGAATTCTTACAAAGGACAAATGAGATTCTATCAATGCCTATTTCAACGGCTTTTTCAACAAACCACTCTGTCCTGTCTATATTTTTAGTGGGTGCAATAGCTATGTGCTTATAGCCATTTGTTGGAGGTGTTTGTTCCTGGCTAGTGATCTTAAACTCGCACTTTCGGAAATTATCATTTGAGATTACAGCTTTGTAAAAAGTACCTTTCCCATCAATGATATTGATTTGGTCACCGATTTTAAGTCTGAGCACTTTTATAGCGTGTCTAGACTCTTCTGTATCTAATTGATTAACGCCTTGCGTAATATCTGGCTGAAAAAATAATTGCATGACTTCAATCCACAAGATAAGTCAATTATTAAAGTAGAAGAGCCACTTTTGAAGACTAATTTTGAGTCTTCCTCATAAAATACTTTTTCTCAAACCCAGTAATCGTTAATCAGCTATATTCGCTCTGGTGACTTTCAAAAAATACATATCGCCAAAAACTTACCGCACGGCGCAGTTACTCCTAAACATAGCGCTAATTATAGTATGGTATTTGGCCAATGACGGATTGGCTTTTTGGGACGATTACACTTACCTCAACTTTGCAGATCAGATTAACAAAGGGACATTTGAAATCACAACAAATCACTTTACAAGCAGAATAGGTCTACTTTATCCAGTGGCTTGGCTTACCGATGTTTTTGGGGTAAATGAATATACAGCAGCGTTATATCCGTTTTTATGCAGCTTAATTATGCTCAATCTATTCTTCTGGGTTGGAGAAAGGTACGGGCATTGGATTGGTCTCATGACAGGCTTTCTCTTATTAGTCGACTATCATACCATCACATTTACGACCCATTTATTCCCGGAAATGCCTGTCGCCCTTGGTGTTTTTGGCGCCTTGTTTTGCTATGATATAGTCAACCGCAGGGAGGGAGATTACCGATTGCTAGCCCTTTTAACGGCAGCATTGATTTACGGTGCGTTTATCATCAAAACGAGCATGTTTATCGTTGGGCCATTGTTCGTTTACTTAGTCATCAATGATTTTCTGAGACGTCGTAACAAAGGCTATTGGTATATCACGGTGAGCTTATTACTCTTCTTTTTTCTCATTCATGGGTTCTGGTACAAAGAAATGTTCGGTGACTTTTTCTATCGTTTCAATAACATTTCGGATAACCACGAACCAACGGTCAAGACATTTTTTGATAAAGACGCAACACAGCTTATTAAGCGCTTGACTTATCTGCCATTTCTTGCTTTTCTCCGAGGTGGTTTTTTTATTCCTTTAGGTTTTGCCCTCCCTGCCATTTTCAGCATCAAACGCTCTGATTGGAATTTGGATAAGCCCGAAAAGCTCTGGACTGTATCAGCTATCTTGATCTTCGTTTCATGGTGGTTTATTAGTACCAACTGGAAATACTATAGCCCTATGCCGGTAGAGACCCGGCACATCATGTTTGTCATTCCAATTTTATTAATGGCAGGGGCTTACTATTGGTCAGAAAAGGAGCTGTTTCAAAAACTTATTTCTGGGAAAGCAAAGTGGTTCATAGTTGCAGTGCTTTTAGTTATCCCAGTTTACAAGA
It encodes the following:
- a CDS encoding nucleoside recognition domain-containing protein, which encodes MALNYIWIGFFIIAFVVALIRLIFFGDTEVFPQMLQSTFDMAKTGFEISIGLTGALTLWMGIMRIGERGGVVAVMARFISPLFTKIFPEVPKDHPVFGPMLMNFSMNFLGLDNAATPLGLKTMEGLQELNPVKETASNAQIMFLVLNTSGLTLIPVSIMAYRATEGAANPADIFIPILLATYFSTIAGLITVSIFQKINLFNKIILGYIGTLTVIIVAALLYFQSIPQEQVTTISNVLAAVILMSIILIFIVMAARKKVNVYEALIDGGKDGFNVAIKIIPYLVGILVAIGVFRASGALDYVNDAFRVFFELLGVNTDFVDALPVAWMKPLSGSGARAAMLETYTNFGVDSFPGRVASVLQGSTETTFYVLAVYFGAVKIKNSRYAAMAGLVADLVGVIAAVIISYIFFY
- a CDS encoding glycosyltransferase family 39 protein, whose product is MTFKKYISPKTYRTAQLLLNIALIIVWYLANDGLAFWDDYTYLNFADQINKGTFEITTNHFTSRIGLLYPVAWLTDVFGVNEYTAALYPFLCSLIMLNLFFWVGERYGHWIGLMTGFLLLVDYHTITFTTHLFPEMPVALGVFGALFCYDIVNRREGDYRLLALLTAALIYGAFIIKTSMFIVGPLFVYLVINDFLRRRNKGYWYITVSLLLFFFLIHGFWYKEMFGDFFYRFNNISDNHEPTVKTFFDKDATQLIKRLTYLPFLAFLRGGFFIPLGFALPAIFSIKRSDWNLDKPEKLWTVSAILIFVSWWFISTNWKYYSPMPVETRHIMFVIPILLMAGAYYWSEKELFQKLISGKAKWFIVAVLLVIPVYKIFKSNDRNFSELSQLITTEFVNESEGQKVIADGLVAYGYPYFYDFEESNDVFEWWVELDFDQVKIGDYLLVNPPFLNDRYEEPGYLSLLKNSISTKGWMLKAVGDYRAVELYQIVPIEQ
- a CDS encoding 16S rRNA (uracil(1498)-N(3))-methyltransferase, which translates into the protein MQLFFQPDITQGVNQLDTEESRHAIKVLRLKIGDQINIIDGKGTFYKAVISNDNFRKCEFKITSQEQTPPTNGYKHIAIAPTKNIDRTEWFVEKAVEIGIDRISFVLCKNSERKVLKTDRLMKKAISAMKQSIKATLPVIDEIEPFQKFVTKPHDGAKFIAFVDFENPTALKDLVTGTDLVLVGPEGDFNSEEVDFALKNGFQKVSLGQSRLRTETAGIATAHILNLFA